The genomic window tcaGGCTGCATACCAATATTGGTCTTTAGGCCGAACTAGGCTTAAGTAATGGAAATTAGACAGTTAAATCCGTAACaaactaccgcaccgcaccgcgacctaggtgcggtgcggcgcacgtatcgatagtgtgtaaGGTCGTCGCCGTACGTGCGTTAAGGaagcagctataagttagagcgagatagagatattttgaccgcacttaggtcgcggtgcggtgcggtagtatgTTACGGCTTTTACTGTCTAATTTCCATTACTTAAGCCTAGTTCGTACTATGTTAGTAATGAGTCATGACCAAAAATCGTTCGCACTACAAACAAGCGAGTTACAAGTGAGTAGAAAATGAAACGCTGGTTCGGAGTgttcggactacgttaatttagtcaagtggcgagtattttagttactaaacgtgTCTGAACATCAAAAATGTTGTCGAGTAGATTAGTAAGTGATGGGGGGAGGTTCACTCGCCggaaaaaatagaataaaatggaTCCACTTGACTAAATCACTGACTAATCTACTCGCCTAAATTTTTGGTGTTCGGACACGTAATACTCGCCACGCGACTAAATTACTAAGGTAGTCTGAACTAGGCTTTACATTTTAACTTCTTCATACATGTCTTTTTAGTGTGACAATTCAGCAAGCCAGATTGAAAGCCTCCAATTTGCCAAATTCAAACACATTTACTGATTGTCTTAATGTTAggaattatttacattaaaattaaatttaaattcagaATCAGAGAATGTAAATTTGAATTTCTTGTTTTCTTGTGAATTAGTGTCATTTTTCATAGTGGtatcattgtttttattatctATGGCTGCTGTATCTCCCTCTTCTAAAGTGTTGCCATCTATTGTGTTGCCAGCATCAACTTGTTCTGGggctaaattaaatttgaacctAAATGATGAGTCTCCAGTTGTCAAAAATGCTGATTTTCTGAGGAATGTTGCTTTTGGCTGGGCCGGTGTGTCTGTTATCTTGATTTTACTTGACACtgaaattgataatttatttttaatgaataaggGTCTTTTTATGGGGAAAACAAGGgacttcaaaataaaatatgtgaataaaattgttgtcaaaatgataattattttgatgacttcaaagttttataatttcattccatataggtagatatatatattttccgttatattatttattactattttaataagtatttactataaatagattaatatatttataactattTGTTTTATCAGAATATATCATTTGTAAGAAATTGCCATTATAAGAACATTTTTTAACCATCAACTTCAGGATTTTGTAAGAAGGTTCTCAATTTGTCGGGATCTTTGTTTGACATCcccaaataaatattacacagGAACTATGAAACAATATTTTGCTTACTTTTAGCCAGTTTCTTTTCTTCAGCCGCCATTTTCGCCCTGTAGTCACCGAAATGCGTCCTCATGAGCTGCCTCTTCCGTATAATGGGTTTGCTGTTgttttttaacacatttaccACCTTCCATGCCTCGGTCACTGAAAAAGGTTATCAAATTGTTGATATTTTTAACTTCAGCGAATAAcaggttatttataatttaaccgTAGCTAAGAAATTACTGTCTTTAAATACTTACATTGCTTTTCATTTCCTTTGTTTTCAGCTAATGTCTTCTCCAACTGTTGGATACACCAACACAACTCCAACTGGAATTGTCTTAAAGATTCTTCAGGATCTGCTCCTGCAGAGCTCTCGTTATCTACGTTCACCGACTTCTGAATAGAAGTAGGCTTCTTTTTCGCATGTAGCTTCGTAGGTTTCggcattataaatatatttaattcagTTATTTATTCACAAGATAACCTCACGTTTTGTTTTGagctgtgtatttttttaataattttgacattgacgtCTAGAGATTTACGAAACGGTTAAAAAAGAAAGTATTTAAATCTTGGTAAATACTCGCACTTGGGAGTATTATAACTAGTATTTTTGGAGACGCTCGTTTGTGGGGTAAATCGTAAAGCGCACAGTGGCGCCATTCATGTGTGACATAACGTGATAGAATTTAGAACTAAAACATAACCTCAAAGGGCTAAAAGGAGTTTTGTCATATAATTTTCCATGAGATTTGTAGTATGCCGCTACCAAAATatggaaaaatattaatttcgtgGTAATtacttcaatattaaaaattgtacaGTGTTGATTTATAAAGCCTACTGCGGTGAGACCCGttgatttcatatttttttagcttttctaAATTGTTCTATTTTCAAAGATTTGTATCAAGTAGGAACTATTTCGGTAATCTGTTTCttaaaatatgaacattttaacgGGTTTACAGAGATTTATGTAAGATAATTAAGCATCCCAAATCAGTATAAAGGATGTAACGCACAATAAAGTTATTTCTTTGCTAATTTTCCATCGCTGGTTAGAAAAACGACTAGTTCTCATTGGATATATTTATCGGCTTAAAACTCCTGTGTATGTACATTCTCTTTAGCTCCATATACCCTAACTTTTTCTGCACGAATCTCCTGTTTTCTCACTATCTCAATATGTAATGGCAACAATTTACGTTACCCCTTGAAGGGCTGCTTCGCTCGGCAATTGCCttttaaacataatattatagggGTAATATCCCAAAGGTAAAAACGAACTAAGTTTATGTCATGTGTgtgtattattaataatttataaacattCCAGGGCTGGTATAACTGTAGCGAGTCTGTCCCTGTTCGTGTTGTCGCGGAACACTATCAATGCGAGCCGTCTGGAGAACATGAGAGCGCGGGAACGCATGCGCAGAGCCAACGAAGGAGAGTACCCTGATACCTACAGAAgactttgaattttattttgtaagttaatttttacaataattttttgaacatattttttgtaaactgtaatagatgtcatatattaaagaaaaagtgacaaagccctccagcggtgaaggccggattcttCTCTTTCTTAATATATTCTTTtgattgttttctttaatatatgacatctattacagattataatttatatatagtagtgtgactacttataaaacacaaatcaaaatatttaataaaataatttcatttgttcccaaagttgagtttatttttttgtggtaaCAAGCTCTTTGTAGTAACTACTATGTTAGCAACACCTATAGTTATTACTATCATCTGGCTGATATGACcaaataacaacaagaaaaatTGCGGATTTTTCTTGTTGAGTTTTTATTATCTGCTTATTCATATTAGCCGTTATTTCTGTGTCTCATGCACCCTAAATAACTTACAAATAACAAGCACTGCAGGATAAATGAATGATTAATTATTAAGTCTGTTCCAGTTTTAAACTACTAAAACCATGGCGGTGCCCCAGCTGGACCCAGCGAAGCTGCAGCTCGTTCAAGAGTTGGAGATTGAGATGATGTCGGACATGTACAACCGCCTCGTCAACGCTTGCCACCGGAAGTGCATACCTGTGAAGTACCACGAGCCTGAACTAGGTCAATCTATTATGTgaatttaaccttttgaacgacAAATGGCGAAGGAATATGCCATGCCCCGGACGCCAGGCGATCGCGACTAT from Cydia strobilella chromosome 23, ilCydStro3.1, whole genome shotgun sequence includes these protein-coding regions:
- the LOC134751896 gene encoding UPF0488 protein CG14286; translated protein: MPKPTKLHAKKKPTSIQKSVNVDNESSAGADPEESLRQFQLELCWCIQQLEKTLAENKGNEKQLTEAWKVVNVLKNNSKPIIRKRQLMRTHFGDYRAKMAAEEKKLAKMSSKIKITDTPAQPKATFLRKSAFLTTGDSSFRFKFNLAPEQVDAGNTIDGNTLEEGDTAAIDNKNNDTTMKNDTNSQENKKFKFTFSDSEFKFNFNVNNS